From one Pempheris klunzingeri isolate RE-2024b chromosome 5, fPemKlu1.hap1, whole genome shotgun sequence genomic stretch:
- the mov10l1 gene encoding RNA helicase Mov10l1, whose translation MLTAVRCVLSKLVSPLWRRVEVDGESIYSGTAGMEDIRHLRGSVVTQLCLDYGMIDDAIYFTSGEVVGGVPLKEGDLVNCIAVRGGSQGGWKALRVEKSAVAWEDGGRTALEADSMQLRPLIGTVTSFDGEGGYINQTTYFPRCSLWEGYEPMKGDWVQAKYFINPTQWTTQAHSVAPLRYCRLDQVHVTSVYGNIGVVEDSVFFSLDSLLLPAHYQPSPGHLVNLVMVESSQSFYCWRALCMAPCQQSVNVTAGPLPEAKLQSILENKGGLDVTDYGQFGDLMIGEERELVLWIQNKSTDVQRLKSCDFAGWDSKEQFTLVTVKGPTPLRQRQQHLQENGLESENCTESLEKQVSDAKEVDLENGELLKETIHSPGVRTDMDIPPGERLSIVVACQAKSLGSCAELLLLHFSSFTIGRRLEVTVGSEEENLLQPSVPYSPSDACPVSVMPSHVITVSAPRGPPRLTKRRLPNFLPMYPVPHALRDCVESQRDVLVVQPFLGEVLSPSNMHSRFSTLLWLEELHAEKELREFTITGALLRKGAVYLHLDVPGLAEGRPSVNIGDKIVLKKPHSDGLVMEYMSYVAEINDEDVSLRVNSEFQRSYLGEPLDVEFSYNRLTIRRCHNALDQTKQFGEILYPSRVTVQTPQWTGKWIEEEPDQNKTVEDTEVTMENEKVSSISIDMKSKATQTKGTDGRPPSKPIPSQGHFFNPDLNPPQREAVKRILAGECRPIPYVLFGPPGTGKTITLIESILQVYHFLPSSRVLVCTPSNSAADLICIRLHHSGFLHAASLARVNASSRQDESIPEVLRPYSKAGEDIRHASFHRIVVSTCSSAGMFHNTGLQVGHFTHVFLDEAGQATEPESLIPMSLVSERDGQIVLAGDPCQLGPLVKSKLATAFGLGVSLLERLMANSLYSRHNSGYNPNLVTKLIYNYRSHEALLTLPSKLFYQGELSFKAPRAIVDSLCNWKTLPKKGFPLLLHGVRGTEMREGNNPSWFNPVEAVQVMLYCCQLAKKLYNPVDTSDIGIIAPYKKQCEKIRVLLGKVGLSDIKVGSVEEFQGQEFLVIIMSTVRSNESVESDDLQNALGFLANPKRFNVAITRPKALLLIVGNPHILIRDACFRALLQYCFINGAYVGCDPPPSLRDSKICLQ comes from the exons ATGCTTACTGCTGTGCGGTGTGTGCTGTCTAAGCTTGTTTCTCCATTGTGGAGGAGAGTAGAAGTGGATGGAGAGAGCATTTACTCCGGTACAGCAG GTATGGAGGACATTCGCCACCTGCGGGGCAGTGTGGTAACCCAGCTTTGCCTTGACTATGGCATGATAGACGATGCAATCTACTTCACCAGTGGAGAGGTGGTGGGTGGGGTGCCACTGAAAGAAGGGGACCTGGTGAACTGCATAGCAGTCCGAGGTGGTTCCCAAGGGGGATGGAAAGCCTTAAGG GTGGAGAAAAGTGCAGTTGCTtgggaggatggaggaagaaCCGCCCTAGAAGCTGACAGTATGCAGCTGCGACCTCTCATCGGCACAGTCACATCATTTGATGGAGAAGGTGGCTACATAAACCAGACCACATACTTCCCACGCTGCAGTCTTTGGGAAG GTTATGAGCCAATGAAAGGAGACTGGGTCCAAGCAAAATATTTCATCAATCCTACCCAGTGGACCACCCAGGCTCATTCTGTTGCCCCTTTACGCTATTGCCGCTTAGACCAG GTACATGTGACCAGTGTTTATGGTAACATTGGAGTGGTGGAGGACAGTGTGTTCTTCAGCCtggactctctgctgctgcctgcccACTACCAGCCTTCTCCAGGTCACCTGGTCAACCTGGTAATGGTGGAGAGCAGTCAGTCTTTCTACTGCTGGAGGGCCCTGTGTATGGCACCCTGCCAACAGAG tgtgaaTGTTACTGCTGGGCCTCTCCCTGAGGCTAAACTCCAGagcattttggaaaacaaaggTGGACTGGATGTAACGGACTATGGCCAGTTTGGGGATCTGATGATTGGGGAGGAAAGAGAGCTGGTGCTCTGGATACA aaataagagCACAGATGTCCAAAGACTGAAGTCCTGTGACTTTGCTGGCTGGGACTCAAAAGAACAATTCACCCTGGTTACTGTCAAAGGGCCCACACCTCTGCGACAGAGGCAACAGCATTTGCAAGAAAACGGCTTAGAGTCTGAAAACTGCACAGAGTCTTTAGAAAAACAAGTCAGTGATGCAAAAGAGGTAGACCTTGAAAATGGTGAACTGCTGAAGGAGACAATCCATTCCCCTGGTGTAAGGACCGACATGGATATTCCACCAGGAGAGAGGCTGTCTATTGTAGTAGCCTGCCAAGCAAa GAGCCTGGGAAGCTGTgctgagctgctgttgctgcactTCTCCTCTTTCACCATTGGGAGGCGCCTGGAGGTCACTGTGGGCAGCGAAGAGGAGAACCTGCTGCAGCCTTCTGTGCCCTACAGTCCCAGTGATGCATGTCCAGTCTCAGTAATGCCTTCTCATGTTATCACTGTCTCTGCTCCAAGAGGGCCACCAAG GCTTACAAAGCGGCGGCTGCCAAACTTCCTACCTATGTACCCAGTGCCCCACGCTCTCAGAGACTGTGTGGAGTCGCAGAGGGACGTGCTGGTGGTTCAGCCCTTTCTCGGAGAG GTGCTGTCACCATCCAACATGCATTCACGTTTCTCAACCCTTCTCTGGCTGGAAGAGCTGCATGCAGAGAAGGAGCTGAGAGAATTCACAATCACTGGGGCCCTTCTCCGGAAAGGAGCAGTCTACCTGCACCTAGACGTCCCTGGGCTGGCCGAAGGCAGACCCAGTGTCAATATAG GTGACAAAATAGTATTGAAGAAACCACACAGTGACGGCCTGGTAATGGAATATATGAGCTATGTGGCTGAG ATCAATGATGAGGATGTGAGTTTGAGAGTGAACTCAGAATTTCAACGCAGCTACCTTGGAGAGCCACTTGATGTTGAGTTCTCTTACAACAG ATTAACCATTAGGCGGTGTCACAATGCACTTGACCAGACAAAACAGTTTGGGGAAA TTCTCTACCCCTCTAGAGTGACCGTTCAGACCCCTCAGTGGACAGGAAAATGGATAGAGGAGGAGccagaccaaaacaaaacagtggaggacaCTGAGgtga CCATGGAAAATGAAAAGGTGTCAAGCATTTCCATCGACATGAAGTCAAAAGCCACACAGACTAAAGGCACAG ATGGCAGACCACCATCCAAACCCATCCCCAGCCAAGGGCACTTCTTTAACCCGGACCTGAACCCCCCTCAGAGAGAGGCAGTGAAGAGGATCCTGGCAGGAGAGTGTCGGCCCATTCCTTATGTGTTGTTTGGACCTCCAGGCACCGGCAAGACCATCACCCTCATTGAGTCTATACTACAG GTATACCACTTTCTTCCCAGTAGTCGGGTACTCGTATGCACCCCTTCCAACAGTGCTGCTGACCTCATCTGCATCCGCCTACATCACAGTGGCTTTCTGCATGCTGCAAGCTTGGCCCGTGTCAATGCATCCTCAAGGCAGGACGAG TCCATCCCAGAAGTGCTGAGACCGTACTCAAAGGCAGGAGAGGACATCCGTCATGCCTCTTTTCACAGAATTGTGGTCAGCACCTGCTCCAGTGCTGGCATGTTCCATAATACAGGACTACA AGTGGGACATTTTACCCACGTGTTTCTGGATGAAGCCGGCCAGGCTACAGAACCAGAGTCGCTGATCCCCATGAGTCTTGTatcagagagagatggacag ATAGTGTTGGCTGGAGACCCTTGTCAGTTGGGTCCACTAGTGAAGTCCAAGCTGGCCACTGCCTTTGGCCTGGGGGTATCTTTGTTGGAGAGGCTGATGGCCAACTCGCTGTACTCCAGACACAACTCGGGATACAACCCTAACCTG GTGACTAAGCTGATCTACAACTACCGATCTCATGAGGCGTTGCTCACGCTGCCCTCCAAGCTCTTCTACCAGGGTGAACTGTCTTTTAAAGCCCCCAGGGCCATAGTAGACTCTCTCTGCAACTGGAAAACCCTGCCCAAAAAAGGcttcccactcctcctccatgGAGTTAGG GGCACAGAGATGAGGGAAGGCAACAACCCATCATGGTTCAACCCAGTGGAGGCAGTACAGGTCATGCTCTACTGCTGCCAGCTAGCCAAGAAGCTCTACAACCCTGTGGATACCTCAGACATTGGCATCATTGCCCCGTATAAGAAACAA TGTGAGAAGATTCGAGTGCTGCTGGGTAAGGTGGGCCTGTCTGACATCAAAGTGGGCTCTGTGGAGGAGTTCCAAGGACAAGAGTTCCTGGTCATCATCATGTCTACG GTGCGCTCTAATGAATCGGTAGAGAGTGATGATTTACAGAATGCGCTTGGCTTTCTGGCCAACCCTAAACGCTTCAACGTGGCCATCACTCGTCCCAAAGCCCTGCTGTTAATTGTCGGAAACCCCCACATTCTCATTAGG GATGCATGCTTCAGGGCTCTACTGCAGTACTGTTTCATCAATGGGGCATATGTGGGCTGcgacccccctccctccctgagAGACTCTAAGAT aTGTCTGCAGTGA
- the szl gene encoding sizzled, with product MAAFFTVALLALACPVMAFDIGQSTRCVTIPNQMKVCKDVGYSEMRLPNFLGHSNLEGEVVPRSEDWRPLLQTGCHPQAQAFLCSLIAPVCLDTFIQPCRSLCVAVRDSCAPVLACQGHPWPEALDCDRFPAEEDMCLSPHAKFSHFTKDLPKPACQNCPSVEEAPSMKTVLDSFCKYDFAVTAKLHRRRIPIGEPEFEVEGRVEFIRQGPLLPYDTQHLLQQWLLINIQCANALVRPGRSQLYVLTGSVQPDGTLALTRLFPWHKKDINITMATRKWKPHRC from the exons ATGGCTGCATTCTTCACTGTAGCTCTTCTGGCTCTGGCATGCCCTGTGATGGCATTTGACATAGGTCAGTCCACTCGTTGCGTCACCATCCCCAACCAGATGAAGGTCTGCAAAGATGTTGGATACTCTGAGATGCGGCTGCCCAACTTTTTGGGTCACAGCAACCTGGAAGGCGAGGTTGTGCCCCGTTCAGAGGACTGGAGGCCCCTGCTGCAGACTGGCTGCCACCCTCAAGCCCAGGCCTTCCTCTGCTCCCTCATCGCTCCTGTCTGCCTTGACAC TTTTATCCAGCCATGTCGTAGCCTGTGTGTGGCAGTGAGGGACAGTTGTGCCCCGGTGCTCGCCTGCCAGGGTCACCCCTGGCCTGAGGCACTTGATTGTGACCGCTTTCCTGCAGAGGAAGACATGTGCCTTTCTCCACATGCAAAATTTAGCCACTTTACCAAAG ACTTACCCAAACCTGCCTGCCAAAACTGTCCTTCTGTGGAAGAGGCTCCTTCAATGAAAACAGTCCTGGATTCTTTTTGCAAGTATGACTTTG CTGTGACTGCTAAACTTCACCGCCGTCGCATACCCATAGGAGAGCCAGAATTTGAGGTTGAGGGCCGCGTTGAGTTTATTCGCCAGGGACCTCTGCTGCCTTATGACACCCAGCACCTACTCCAGCAGTGGCTCCTCATCAACATTCAATGTGCCAATGCCCTTGTGCGCCCCGGGCGGTCACAGCTTTACGTGCTGACTGGTTCTGTGCAGCCTGATGGAACCCTCGCTCTCACTCGTCTCTTCCCTTGGCAcaaaaaagatataaatatcACAATGGCTACTCGCAAGTGGAAGCCCCACAGATGCTGA